GCCACTTCGCTCTCTAAATCTCTATCACATTTACTTCCTTCCAGGAGGCTGCTGTTTCCCATTGTCAGAGAGCTGAAGTCTCTAGTCAACACCCCCAACGCAAGAGGAGCATGttgaggaggaagtggaggagtaGGAAGCAGGAAGTCTGTTGTGGTTTAGCATGAATGACTTGGCACTGTGAATCAGTTTGGCAGGGATGGAGTGGCTCAAGCAGCCGCAGAATCCAGATGAGGATGTGTCATCCATGTTGGCTTTCTGGAGGTCCAGAAATctcagaaaacacagtgaagatGTAGGTGACATCAAGGATGACACCCTGGCTGACACCCACTCTCTGTTTTGCTGCTAGTGCCTTTAAACAATCCTAGCCCACAGTAAATAACAGTAAGGTCACTGTGATGAACCCACCTGATAAACTGATGCAGGAGAGACTGAGCTCTGATGACGCTCCTATCACATcatcctgcaggaggaggagaaataaGGATGTCTGAATGTAGTTATGGATGGAGAATGCATTTTCACAAGGCTAAACCTTGTCCTAACTGCATCCATGTGTCTGGGCAACACATTTCAGGAGCTTATGGTGACTACACTGCAAACATCAAGTCCAGGCATCAAATCAAAAGTTATAACAAATGGAAGATTTGATTTATATAACTCTGGCAATGGCAAAATGGGCCAGTAGGCACAAAAAAGGTGACACAACGCATCAAAATTAGACACCAAGTGTCTCTTGATGATTTGTGAAAAGCAGACGCGTCACATTTACACAACCTCTTTGATTATAATGGgagtcttgattttttttattgttgttgttgacactTGCTCGCTACACCTGTAGATAGAACAGAATGTTAGACTGATGGCCGATATGGCCATTTAATAGAATTTAGATATCAGACAATGAGTGCTGTCCACCTGATATGATGCAGCTTGATTGATTACATGCATTGTTGGTTGTCTatggggagatttttttttgtaacattctGATAAGTTTTCACaaaactttgcatttttttttttttggtttgtttatttttatcattcagGGGTTCAATGGAAAGTGATATTGTCTGTTTCAGTAGCTTTTCCATTCTGTAAAGATTCAATTCCAAGGGAAAAACTGGatgttttggcatgaaaatcaTCCAATTTAAAGGACACTAAATAGGGGCAAAAATACTAGAAATTGTTAGTTTGTCCATTTACAAAGGTGTCAACCTTCACAAACACATTAGCAGCACTTTAGTTATCACCTTCACTGTTGATGAGGCCAATAACAGTGTGGTGTGCTGAGTCACTCACCAACATCCTCTGCAGAGAGCCGAGGTTGTCTCCGTCACCTCTCCCATTCACCGCATCCTGACAGCTGATAGCGTGGCCCAGCCGTATGAGTTCCTCACCCAGATCCACAGCCTGTAATACAGATGACGTGTATTCAGCAAAACAGGGAGCCCAGGGAGAATATAAATAAACTACAGCAATGATATATAAAAACAGCAGTCACATCTAAAAGACTCATGATGAAATATGTAGGAACTTGTAGCCAACCTTGCCCTCACTGTTGTCATAGAGCTTGACGCTGGGCCAGGAGGAGATCTCAGAGTGAGAGTAGCTGCACAACTTGGCCTGCAGGGGTCTCCACTCAGCACAGTATGTCAGTCTGTCAAAGTCGTCTAGAGCTGCCTCAGTCCACATCTCTCCTGAACAACAGGAGACACAGAGCAGGTCAACACAACGCACCTCAATTTGATATTTTCACTCAAAATCAGACGCTGTAAAATTTAGGGCAGAATTCTAAACTGTAAGTTTGCTGCCCCTCGGATAAATGCATACATGATTtctttttgctttgaaaaatgaaaactaaaatatTGGTCTTAGGACGCTAAACTGGGGTGTTTTGAATAAAAAGTTAGATAGGACATTCAGCTCCactgacaaatgaaaagaaaacccAGACTGTATGTCATGatgctaaaattaaaaatacccCTACTTATTGGTACAGACCCACATTTCACTAATTCAAAATTTGTCTCAGTTGTCtcaattttgtgtttattctaGGAGCATCAGGTTGGGGTTTTAGAACAATGCACTACATTTcctaattttgtattttgaattaCAATATCAAACTGAGAGCTTTGTATGTAGTAAATATGTAGTAATAGTAAATATGCTTGTGCGATAAAGTTCAAAACACCAGCTTTACCTGCTGGTTTCACTCCTGCTAAACTGCATTCAATGGCTTGGAATGGTAAACTGAGAAAGTCACTCCTGAAATTCAAATGCAGAAAAGGTTACTGTAAATAACTCAGATGTgccatttattaaaaaataccACACACCAAATAAtacagaaaaccaaaaaaatacagaatacaaataaTTATCTTTCAGCAGGTCCTTCACCTCATAGTGCGGAGGCTGTCTCTGGGCAGCTCCCCGTTGTCTCCAAAGTCCACGTAGTAAAGCTCCACCAGGCCTGAGCCCAGGACTCCCAGCACCCTGGCCCGGTTCCATGTGCCGTGGTCTCTGTATGGAGCTGCCACAATGTCGCCAACAACAATGGTGTCCACCCTGTGCTCCTGGAGGACAGAAAACCACACACTAAGTGAAAGAAAGCCAACTTTTGCATAATTTCTGAGATAACTAGGTGATTACGATTTTTAGTTTTTCACTTGAATACGtcccattcagtgtttttttaaaaacggattaaaaatcaatcataaaaaaagaatcacaatacttaagtgacttgattttttccccccacccctAGATAtgttccttttctgttttgcgTTTTCCTTGCAACAGAAAGCTAACCAAAAGCAGGGTTTCTCCTTACAGTAAGGGTGCCACTGTTGTAGAAGCGGCTCATCTCCTGCGTCAGCTTGTCCAGCTGGAGAGAGCGAACGCCCAGGATCTGGATCCAGAAGTGGCTTGGGTTCTCCGAGGCAGAAACATAAACCTCTAGATGCTCATCAGGCTGAAAGCTCAGGTCCGGGCTGGGAACTGGACACCACATggagcaaataaaacatgatccCTTAGAGGAAATTGAGCAATATTAGATTCAATTACATGATCCCTGTGATGAGACTTGTAATAACAACACAGAATAAGATATAAAAAAATTGCACAacagaaaatgctgaaatgtgattaaataagaaaagaagaaaaacaatgcaGTGAATTCTATACAGAGTCTTCACTGACAGACTGCAGGTTGAGGTGAGTGTGCATCACCAGCTGTTCTCACAGGGGTGAGAAATGTACATAAATATGGAAATGTGCATTGTACAGAAGAAACATGAATATGTGTAAATATTCAAATACACATATGCATTTTATTATGGCTTTCTCTGGGAGCAACGGCCCTTATTCATCAAGCTATTAGAATAGATTATAATTGTACAATATCTCCTCTTCATTGCTGCATCTTTAGGGCCTTATGAAATCAGTTTTCCcggttctgttttatttttccttcccccaattttgtattttctgttttaattttatttttttaaatatattattattactatttaacCACATTTTGGCATCAGAAAGTGTCTAATCATGTGGTGTTTGCggaaaaaatatcaataattcaagaacaaaatattcaaaattttaTGAATATCACTGAATTTGTAACataacattgcatttttttttttttaaatcaaaggaAGTGCTTCAATATCAATAAAATGTCAgcatagttttttttcctgttcatttGGCTTAGGccctatggaaaaaaaaaatgatttttataaATTGCatccacattttcacaaattctGCATTTCGCAAATTTCATAATTCTGTCATAGGGCCCAACATCTGTTATACATTGTAAAATTTGTATGCTTATTCCAAAGAACtacacatttgtatttttctacTGTGAACTGTGAATTAATACGGCATGGTTTTGGATGCAAACTCACTTTCAAACTTGGACACTTCAGAAAGCGAGTCTGGGGAGATGatgtcctgctcctcctcctcattgttGATCCCTAGGTTGGTGACTTGGAGCTCCTGTGGGTTGTCACATATTTTCTCTGGTTCTCCTGTGGTCCCATTGGCATGCACAAGCCCCTTTTCCTCTGCCTTGAGAGGACAGGACCTGTTGTTGTTCAAACCCACTGTTGGCTCAATCTCTATGATGTCTGGCCTCTGACCCTCGAGCTCCTGGGGGCGGCGTTTCAGGCGCAGGGCGGACGACTGGGAGATTTTCTTCCTCACAGTTATGTCCTCTTTGACTTTCTCTAGAATCATCTCCTgagaacagaaaatgtaaaaatgtaaatgacataTAACTAGCAGCATAAACAGTGGTATGACAACATTATAGTTAGCTGAGTCATTGACCAGTGGGGGCAATGCCACTCACCTTGGCCTGTCTGACTTCCTGCCGGGTCCCTGTGATTGTCACTTTGCCCTTTGCCTCCAGGCCCTGCGCCCGATCCTTGGGACACACCACTCTGGCCCCAGTGGTCCTGGTGATCAGCTTCACAGATTCTCCCCCACGGCCTGCAACACAAAGGTAAGGACACTAGtgttaaacaaacatatatTCAACTTTAACTAAAAATCAAATATGGTCTGGTCAGTCGTATATCCTGGGTTTCAATAAGAgatttagtgtcccatgatacTCTAAATGCAgcttaaaagttttttttaccctgacaaggaaaaaaactggGGAAAGACAAACCCTAATGGatgaagacaaagacaaattGTATCACAGGAGTTCATCCAAGGGGAAAACCAAAAGCCCTGCAGAAAACTGATCAAGGGCTACAAGTCCTAATCTAATCATCCGCAACAACCTCAATTTGTTTGTTAGTTAATTTATTCTACCTATGATCCGCCCAAAGGCAGTTTGAGGAACCTCCAAGACTTCAGTGGCTGGCTCACAGTCTGTGGCCAGGTTCTCCAGGACACAGCGGGCCAACAGGACCTGCTCTGCAGAGCcctgcagcagaaaacacacagctgtctggCATCCAGGCTCCCCTGACTCTGACAGGACCCGAACCTGGGCTCCAGACTTTTGGTTCAcctgcgagagagagagagggacagggttAGGCTGAGGACACATTACAGTGTATGGCTGAACAGgagaaaaatattacaaatcacACATTTGATCATGACCAGCTAGTATTGGTGAAACACATAATAAGTATGAAAGCTGCACAGATCTTCTGCCACAGCAACAATGAAACAACGAGCAGAGAGATTGAGTATTTTTCTTCCCACACTTGCCATATTTTTTGTCCTTCTCCTACACTAAAGTCTTAGCTGTGCcagttcactttatttatttaattatttttaccaGATAGCATCCAAATGAAtagaaaaatgacacaacaaataaaaatacagtatctTCACTGACAGATTTATAGGTTCAAGTggatatgtactgtatatttaagtgcaaacaaaagaacaaagaacaaataaTGAATATTCTGGCACTCACCATGTCCAAAAAAGAGGCCTGGCATCTTGATATGTTCTTATAAATTTCTAAAGGAAGCGTCATCTTGGACTCCTCAGTATGAGGCCGCTGAGCTGTTAATGGCAAAACACACAGCCAAGTCAATCAAGGAATAATCCACACTAAATCTTCCATTTGTTAAATATCCACATTACACATTTGCCTTTTGCATGTTAACCTTTTAAAGACACAGACTCAcagttgttgttgatgctgcttATATGGCGGTAGACAATGTAGCCCACCGTGGCCCCGACTGAGAGCCCTGCAGCCAGGGCCACCATCTTGCCTGAGCTCAGGGTGCTCTTTTGACCCTCCTTCACTGCATCCATGACACGCTGAGCACCCAGCGGGAGACTCCACCTAAACAGAGACATGGAACAAGAGTCTTTACACTGGCAGCCAAGGCTTACAACTGATCTGAACTGTCCTTCATCTACACGTGATCTGTCATGTGATGCATTGTCATGCCAGCAGACGTTCACGCTGCTGTCATTCATTTGTTCAGCAACCCATCTGTGTAAGAAATGTCTTCACATGAAGTAAGGCATCAAATATTGTGTTAAAACACATATGTATGTAAAAATGATCCTCACTGCAATCAGAATGCATCAGTTACTGTCCACAGTGTGATATCGGTACGGGGCAGCTTCAGTCatgcagcagaaaatgaaagcaTAAGCCAGCCTGAATTCAACACAACAAACCAGGGGTTCTCAAACACTTTCATATTATATCTCCTTAAATAGAcatgcataaaaataataacccATTTGataagataatcccatttgataagattttgttCCAGTGACACAGGGGGATTTTTGTTTTCGGTAATTTAGTAATGGGCTGAGCAACTGTCCACATTGTACAGGAGGGATAATCATAGTGAGATAAACTTATTATTACAATAAACAGACTTATACACTGTCTAATTGGGATCATTTGCAGTGAACTAAGTTATAATGGGCTATAACTATTCCTCTTTGTATTGGGGAGCCACTAGAAACCCCTCAAGGACCCTTGAGGTCCTGGACTCcaatttgagaaccactgcagtaGAGTATTATGATGTAGCCTTTCACTACATCACTTGCCAAAATGTTGCTTATTAGcacaaaaaatgtgcacaagCATAGTCACACTAGCACAATGGTTCACTAAATGATTAGACATTtagtgtacacacacgcacacacacacacacagtcaggtcCGTAAGTATTTGGAcactgacacaatatttataattttgcccgtGTACACTACCACAGTgggtttgaaatggagtaatcgaGACGTGACTGAAGttcagactttcagctttaatttaaggggtttaAGAAAAATAcggcattaaccttttaggaattacagccagttttatacattgtcaccccattttcagaggctcagaagtaattggacaaactatacataacatccatcattataattataaggattatattcagtatttggaggaaaatcctttgcagtctatgactgcctgaagtctggagcccatggacaacatcaccaaattctgagtttccccccttgagatgctctgaagcctttactgcagctccttcagctgctgcttgtttgtgggtcagtttggtcttcagcaggtgaaaagcatgttcagttgggttgaggtctggggactgacttggccattgaagaatattccacttctttgttTTCAGTACGTATTGGGTTGCTttcacagtatgttttgggtcattgtccatctgcaccgTGAAGCACcgtcctatcagttttgtggcatttggctgaatctgagcagatagtagaGCCccataaacatcagaattcatcctgctgcttccatcagcagtcacatcaatAAACACCAGTGGCCCagctccactggcagccatacatgcccatggcataacactgcctcctccatgctggacagatgatgtgctctactttgggtcatgagctgttcTTTTCATTCTCCAGATATTTCTCTTCTCATCATTCTGGTCATTCTGGTACACgttcatcttcatttcatctgtccaaagaacctgtTCCAGAATCAGGCAGGCtttttgggatattttttttgcaaagtctaatctgaCCCTCcagttcttgagtgacaccagtggtttgcacctcgCTGTACAtgctctgtatttattttctcacaaacgtctcttgactgtagatttggacaatgattTACCTTCTTCCTCGAGAATGTTTTTGACTTCCCAAGACGTTGcgaatgggtttttcttcaccaagGAGAGAATTGTCGGccatccactttagatgtcttctgtggtcttctaggacttttggtgttgctgagctcaccagtgcattcctactttttcaggatataccaaaccactgatttggctactcctaaagttgttgctatcgtaattttttttttttttttttttgctttttgagcctaatgatggcctcttTCATCTGCATAGTcacctctttggatcacatgttgagagatctgataaacagctaccaaatgtaaatgcaaacacttaaaatgaactccagacctttcattttcttaatctgtcatggaataatgagggaaaaggccCCACCTAGCCAGGAAattgctttttagtcaagtgtccaattacttcTGAGTCTCTGAAAATGGGATGAcgatgtataaaactggctgtaattcctaaaaggttgatgccatatttttggtcaaccccttaaattaaagctgaaagtctgaaCTTCAGTCATATCTTGATTAcaccatttcaaatccactgttggtggtgtacaagggcaaaattatgaatattgtgtcactgtccaaatacttatggagctgactgtacacacacattcatacacaaatGGTGGTGTGGTCCTGCTTAAAGCACCAAGCCAAACTGCTAAGGCCCCTGGCCCTGAGTCAGGCTGCAGGACCTAATGCAGTTGAAACTGCTGCACACAATAAATACTAGAGTTGGGTGACCTGCAGCCATTCCATTAAAAAGgtcaaaataattaaataaataaatgaataatgagCACAGAATACTTCCACCCAATTCTTTTTGAGGCTTTTAACATTGTACTGCTATAACTACGACTCACGCCATGACACAAAAAGCATTTGAGCTAAGCCAACAGCCAAGTGTATGTTGCCCACGCGGGACTGAGGAGCCAACTGCGACACACCACCACCATGCAGATGCTGCTCTCACTGGGAGAAGAAGGCTCTGGGGCTGTAGTTGAGAAACACGTGGGACTTTGAGATTCCCACATCCATCTTGGAAGAATCGTGACAGTAAGACACAAATCTTCTCCGATCTCAGCTGAGAGCTTTTTTTGAAGTTAGActactgacagacaggtgaaagGGGAAAAGACTTAATAGCATTTGCAATACATAGCCTGCACCTACAAGCCACCACTGACATATTGTGGTCTGGTGTCTTCCAGAAACCTATTGTGGAGCAAGCATGGTATTATAAATCATCTTAACCCTACAGGCAGTTAGTTGGCTGGCTGTGGTAAAAGCATTCAGACTAATACTGGCTAGCCTGCTGGGCTCTACCCTCTAAGAGCAAAATGATTTCAAGTGATTTCAGTGGGCTCACGGTTGGCATGAATGAAGATAATTCAACTAGGGCTGGAATGACTGGACCAATAATCGATAAGTTGCCAACAATTAAATTAGTTGCCAACTATTCTGATAAGCAACTAAGCATTTGTAATTacttttaagaagaaaatttccACATTCTCTGATTCCATATtcttaaatgtgaatttttccTGGTTTCTTTCATCTTCTATTACAGTAAGCTAAATATCTTTGGTTTGTggattgttgttttgttggggGAAAAAGCATTTGAGGACATCAGCTTAGGCTGTGGGAAAAtatgatcaacatttttttacaatttcctGACATTTCATGGACCAAACCACTAATccataaatcaaacaaatactGGACAGATTAATCTATTATTAGTGCATCTCATTaggtgcatctcaaaaaatCTGAATATCATGGAATGCTCCAGATTATCACTTATTTTAGTTGCATTATTGCTGgctattttcataaaaaaaaaaaaaaaaaaaaaaaaagccttgataTAGAGCCCttaaatgtgtgcaaaaatcATCTGTACATAACTGAGTTGGCAGATGATTCTTCCATCTTAGTCAACAGTTCAGAACAGATCCTTCTGCTACTCAAGAAGATATACAAGTTTTCTCAAGCTTTATGCCATATGTAACCATCTTCTGATAGATTTGTATTAGATTCCAgttaaaaatgaagtgaaatacTTAGAAGCTGTTATAATAAACTTTATATACAGTCCAGATGAGCTAAAGGCCGTTATCAAAGCAGCCTGGGCTTCCATAAAACACAGGCTGTTCGCCTCCATGCCTCGCCGCACTGACGCAGTCATTCATGCAAAACAAGCCCCTACCAAATACTGAGGGAATTAATGAATacatttctcttttatttcGGACCACATTTCTGTATtataaaaacctttttttgatTGGTCTTGTGTAATATTCTAACATTTTGAGATACTGTATTCTTGATTTTCATGAACTGTAAGTAGTACCCGtcgaaattaaaaacaaaaaaaaaaggcttgaaatatttcactttatgtgTAATGAATCTCGAATATACTaaagtttcactttttgaattaaattacgggggaaaaaataatgaacttTTCCATGATGTTCTAATTTTTTGAGATGCGCTTGGGTTGCAGGTGCATCTCAAAAATCGAGATGCGTTTACTCATGGACAGAATGTAAAACCAAACTctgtttccactgctgtttaactgttattacttctgtttaactgttaatacttctgttgaaattgttcatattcctatctttttataatccttgttcatagtgtctatattgcttactgctatttatcatgtgtatactgtatatttcttctaaatttgcacattgacctacctctatgcacattttatacacccatgcacacggttttttctgtttgttttttttttgttgcacattgctttttgcacactgggttgtactttggttattctgttgtactcagatcttattctgttatacttagatcttattctttatttctattttttatttacttaatttgtaatctgtggatactgctgaagaaaatgtgaatttcctgcgggatgaataaagtatctacctacctacctacctacctaccagAAATCTGGTAATTATTATAGCCGTGTGTACTGAATGGAAAACAATCCTTGAAAACAGGACACAAGGTCTTTTTTCGAGTTGTTATGGCCGTCTAAAAAATTCGGCATACATAGATCAACCAGTAACCACTTTATCTGTACCAGTGAATTGAAAAGTTTTATAATGGGCTGACGCTGCCCACTACCGACGATTTATTTTGATGGGAGATGATAACGGGCGGGAATAATCTGAACGGCGCATCCTTACATTTTCTGCACGGTGCGCTGAATTAAAGTTCTGCAGAATGGACGAGCGGCTCCTACATAGGTTTGTAAAAGCTGTTCATAatgttttgttaaatatgtACCGCTGTCGACAAGCGAAATTACATTTTacttccatgtgtttttttttttttttttctccacggAGTTTGTCGTGACGTTTCGTCCGCACCACAGAACACGGCACCTAACGGTTAACTAGGACAAGTAACTAGCTAGTTAACCTTGACCAGTCTTGACGCTAACCTCCGAGGCATGTCATGTGGAATAATTATTTTTCTCGGCATAGTTATGCGCAGCCCAAACAGTATCCAAACAGCGAGAATATATCCTCTGTTTCTGACGAGCTGTCAAAACGACCGCAAACACACTTTCTCCTGTTTGCTAacccagctaacgttagctagccgCCGGCTGACGTGAGCAAGCGATTCAAATACTTAACAAGAGGCGAAATCTTTAAGGTTCACACAGACTCTGCAAGTTAACGGGGCCTTTGGTTACCATTAAGGTCTAATTCATGAACAGACATAAAGTAAAATCACAAACAACGTATGACACTTAC
This genomic interval from Myripristis murdjan chromosome 19, fMyrMur1.1, whole genome shotgun sequence contains the following:
- the tdrkh gene encoding tudor and KH domain-containing protein isoform X2; this encodes MDVGISKSHVFLNYSPRAFFSQWSLPLGAQRVMDAVKEGQKSTLSSGKMVALAAGLSVGATVGYIVYRHISSINNNSQRPHTEESKMTLPLEIYKNISRCQASFLDMVNQKSGAQVRVLSESGEPGCQTAVCFLLQGSAEQVLLARCVLENLATDCEPATEVLEVPQTAFGRIIGRGGESVKLITRTTGARVVCPKDRAQGLEAKGKVTITGTRQEVRQAKEMILEKVKEDITVRKKISQSSALRLKRRPQELEGQRPDIIEIEPTVGLNNNRSCPLKAEEKGLVHANGTTGEPEKICDNPQELQVTNLGINNEEEEQDIISPDSLSEVSKFEIPSPDLSFQPDEHLEVYVSASENPSHFWIQILGVRSLQLDKLTQEMSRFYNSGTLTEHRVDTIVVGDIVAAPYRDHGTWNRARVLGVLGSGLVELYYVDFGDNGELPRDSLRTMRSDFLSLPFQAIECSLAGVKPAGEMWTEAALDDFDRLTYCAEWRPLQAKLCSYSHSEISSWPSVKLYDNSEGKAVDLGEELIRLGHAISCQDAVNGRGDGDNLGSLQRMLDDVIGASSELSLSCISLSEVASISGSVDDVIEDELL
- the tdrkh gene encoding tudor and KH domain-containing protein isoform X1, translated to MDAVKEGQKSTLSSGKMVALAAGLSVGATVGYIVYRHISSINNNSQRPHTEESKMTLPLEIYKNISRCQASFLDMVNQKSGAQVRVLSESGEPGCQTAVCFLLQGSAEQVLLARCVLENLATDCEPATEVLEVPQTAFGRIIGRGGESVKLITRTTGARVVCPKDRAQGLEAKGKVTITGTRQEVRQAKEMILEKVKEDITVRKKISQSSALRLKRRPQELEGQRPDIIEIEPTVGLNNNRSCPLKAEEKGLVHANGTTGEPEKICDNPQELQVTNLGINNEEEEQDIISPDSLSEVSKFEIPSPDLSFQPDEHLEVYVSASENPSHFWIQILGVRSLQLDKLTQEMSRFYNSGTLTEHRVDTIVVGDIVAAPYRDHGTWNRARVLGVLGSGLVELYYVDFGDNGELPRDSLRTMRSDFLSLPFQAIECSLAGVKPAGEMWTEAALDDFDRLTYCAEWRPLQAKLCSYSHSEISSWPSVKLYDNSEGKAVDLGEELIRLGHAISCQDAVNGRGDGDNLGSLQRMLDDVIGASSELSLSCISLSEVASISGSVDDVIEDELL